A single Agrococcus sp. ARC_14 DNA region contains:
- a CDS encoding LpqB family beta-propeller domain-containing protein, whose translation MKRTALALLAVLALVGCVAIPDAGPVVEGQVDTSEQTNDLVFLAPEPQPGATQEEIILGFLAAAITPGEDYAIAREYLSEEAADGWDPSARVIVRSGAPPELSLTGDTAANAVVSGLSEVDARGALQLTGDDRMLEFALEMVDGEWRIAEAPDGIVLTAYYFNALFRAHTLHWLTQDGTRTVPEVRWFARTATTLSERIIDALLAGPSTWLSPAVSTFGAVEASRVGQSRVDGTTMTITLNSPQVDQLGPGSLSPLAAQLALSLREVGVREVLVEVEGREGLVASSADAAIIDEGDVDPQPLVLEGTSLHPVGGSAPVPDDVGATLAAIGATSYTVGAEGGVAHTGTTAAWILPGAEPVVISTDAGVAPTVDDSGWVLLQEVAAAPRLLAWRGGERTELPLPPGLARIAAMELARDGSRLALVTGEEGDSRAWVLAVVRDASGRPVALGEPYPLPAIEGAASDVTWVSPTQVAVLSSADDQAQIAMLAVGGVSEQLPAPGEPVQAIAGGSQGISTLRALSADGALLSLQGRVWSPAAGLEPLRLIATQQ comes from the coding sequence ATGAAGCGCACCGCGCTCGCGCTCCTGGCAGTGCTCGCCCTGGTCGGCTGCGTCGCCATCCCCGACGCCGGACCCGTCGTCGAGGGGCAGGTCGACACGAGCGAGCAGACGAACGACCTGGTCTTCCTGGCGCCGGAGCCGCAGCCCGGCGCCACGCAGGAGGAGATCATCCTCGGCTTCCTCGCGGCCGCCATCACTCCGGGAGAGGACTACGCGATCGCTCGCGAGTACCTCTCTGAGGAGGCGGCTGACGGCTGGGATCCCAGCGCGCGCGTGATCGTGCGCTCTGGCGCACCGCCGGAGCTCTCGCTCACCGGCGACACCGCGGCGAACGCGGTGGTGTCGGGCCTCTCGGAGGTCGACGCGAGAGGCGCGCTGCAGCTCACGGGTGACGACCGCATGCTGGAGTTCGCGCTCGAGATGGTCGACGGCGAGTGGCGCATCGCCGAGGCGCCGGACGGCATCGTGCTCACCGCCTACTACTTCAACGCGCTCTTCCGTGCGCACACGCTGCACTGGCTCACCCAGGACGGCACCCGCACGGTGCCGGAGGTGCGGTGGTTCGCGCGCACCGCCACGACGCTCTCCGAGCGCATCATCGACGCGCTGCTGGCAGGGCCGTCCACCTGGCTCTCGCCCGCAGTCTCGACCTTCGGCGCGGTGGAGGCGTCGCGCGTCGGTCAGTCGCGCGTCGACGGCACCACCATGACGATCACGCTCAACAGCCCACAGGTCGACCAGCTGGGGCCAGGCAGCCTCTCGCCGCTCGCCGCGCAGCTGGCGCTGTCGCTGCGCGAGGTCGGTGTCCGCGAGGTGCTGGTCGAGGTCGAGGGACGCGAGGGGCTCGTCGCCTCGAGCGCCGACGCCGCGATCATTGACGAAGGCGACGTCGACCCGCAGCCGCTCGTGCTCGAGGGCACGAGCCTGCACCCGGTCGGTGGCAGCGCCCCCGTGCCAGACGACGTGGGCGCAACGCTCGCCGCGATCGGGGCGACGAGCTACACGGTCGGCGCAGAGGGCGGCGTGGCGCACACCGGCACGACGGCTGCCTGGATCCTGCCAGGAGCAGAGCCCGTCGTCATCTCGACGGACGCGGGCGTCGCCCCGACTGTCGACGACAGCGGCTGGGTGCTGCTGCAGGAGGTCGCGGCTGCTCCGCGCCTGCTCGCCTGGCGCGGCGGTGAGCGCACCGAGCTGCCGCTGCCGCCCGGGCTCGCGCGCATCGCGGCGATGGAGCTCGCGCGCGACGGCTCCCGGCTCGCGCTCGTGACCGGCGAGGAGGGCGACAGCCGGGCCTGGGTGCTGGCGGTCGTGCGAGACGCGAGCGGCAGGCCCGTCGCGCTCGGCGAGCCCTACCCGCTGCCGGCGATCGAGGGCGCGGCCAGCGACGTCACATGGGTGAGCCCGACGCAGGTCGCGGTGCTCTCGAGCGCCGACGACCAGGCGCAGATCGCCATGCTCGCCGTGGGCGGCGTGTCCGAGCAGCTGCCTGCACCGGGCGAGCCGGTGCAGGCGATCGCCGGCGGCAGCCAGGGCATCTCGACGCTCAGGGCGCTCAGTGCCGACGGCGCGCTGCTGTCGCTGCAGGGTCGCGTCTGGAGCCCAGCCGCAGGGCTCGAGCCGCTCCGGCTCATCGCCACCCAGCAGTAG
- a CDS encoding phosphoribosyltransferase family protein has protein sequence MELTAALREAASVLWPVACAGCDALDVAVCAACRALLLAGPVREVLDGLPLVAAAEYAGPVRSLVVACKEHGARAEARALAAGLQLVLAVLPEAELVRVPSSRAGMRRRGFDPVALVVRAAGLRSIALRRGGAARRSGAQKERTVAERALAAQGSLVLPPRAVRALGGRPVVVVDDVVTSGATVREAVRALRAAGCEPVGIAAVARTQRRVVEPLA, from the coding sequence ATGGAGCTCACCGCGGCGCTGCGCGAGGCGGCGAGCGTGCTGTGGCCGGTCGCGTGCGCCGGCTGCGACGCGCTCGACGTCGCCGTGTGCGCAGCATGCAGGGCGCTGCTGCTGGCCGGTCCGGTGCGCGAGGTGCTCGACGGGCTGCCGCTCGTGGCCGCCGCCGAGTACGCGGGGCCGGTGCGCTCGCTGGTGGTCGCGTGCAAGGAGCACGGCGCGCGAGCGGAGGCGCGGGCGCTCGCGGCGGGGCTGCAGCTGGTGCTGGCCGTGCTGCCGGAGGCCGAGCTCGTGCGCGTGCCGTCGAGTCGGGCGGGGATGCGTCGGCGCGGGTTCGACCCTGTCGCGCTCGTCGTGCGGGCGGCCGGGCTGCGTTCGATCGCACTCAGGAGGGGAGGCGCTGCGCGGCGGAGCGGCGCGCAGAAGGAGCGCACGGTCGCGGAGCGCGCGCTGGCGGCGCAGGGCTCGCTCGTGCTGCCTCCGCGCGCAGTGCGGGCGCTCGGCGGGCGACCGGTCGTGGTGGTCGACGACGTCGTGACGAGCGGGGCGACCGTGCGCGAGGCGGTGCGTGCGCTGCGTGCGGCTGGGTGCGAGCCGGTCGGGATCGCCGCCGTCGCGAGGACACAGCGAAGGGTGGTGGAACCGCTGGCGTGA
- the secA gene encoding preprotein translocase subunit SecA codes for MANIFENMLRAGEGRLRRRLERIAKDVTALEDAFEELSDDELAGETDEFRQRFADGETLEDLLPEAFAAVREAAKRTLGMRPYEVQVMGAAALHLGNIAEMKTGEGKTLVAPIAAYLNAISGKGVHVITVNDYLASYQSELMGRVFRALGMTTGCILAGQTPEVRREQYAADVTYGTNNEFGFDYLRDNMAHSKEAMVQRGHGFAIVDEVDSILIDEARTPLIISGPAAGEANRWFAEFARIAKRLRPEVDYEVDEKKRTVGVLEPGIERVEDLLGIDSLYESANTPLISFLNTALKAKALFKRDSDYVVMNGEVLIVDEHTGRIMQGRRFNEGIHQAIEAKEGVQIKAENQTVATVTLQNYFRLYEKLSGMTGTADTEAAEFMATYKLGVVPIPTNKPLVRIDNSDLVYATVEGKFKHVVDDIVERHEKGQPVLVGTTSVEKSEYLSTQLAKRGVKHEVLNAKNHAREAAIIAQAGGLGAVTVATNMAGRGTDIMLGGNAEHLAVTQMQELGLSPSETPDEYEERWDAVFAEVKEAVAEEAAKVIEAGGLYVLGTERHESRRIDNQLRGRSGRQGDPGESRFYLSMQDDLLRLFGGSVAQRFLAADAEEDEIPLESKIFSRTIRSAQAQIESRNAEMRKNVLKYDDVMNRQREAIYSDRRHILDGDELDARVQGFLEGTIREIVDVHAVGNDSDDWNLESLWNDAKQVFPVSIAIDEVVAEAQPRLTADFVYEQLLSDARIAYGKREEELGSPAMRLLERRVVLSVIDRKWRDHLYEMDYLREGIGLRSMAQRDPVVEYQNEGFALYQQMMSAIREESVTFLFNLEVKVQQGTTAAAPALEGGGLEQVEEDTSKLTYSAPDEDGEASVHDDKGAELGAATGKARAKSGNPAVAAKAKAQGAGGNRQQRRAAAKQPQAAPKQVGAFGQVQDADDKG; via the coding sequence GTGGCCAATATCTTCGAGAACATGCTGCGAGCCGGCGAGGGCCGGCTCCGGCGCCGACTTGAGCGCATCGCCAAGGACGTCACCGCGCTCGAGGACGCCTTCGAAGAGCTGTCCGACGACGAGCTCGCCGGCGAGACCGACGAGTTCCGCCAGCGCTTCGCCGACGGCGAGACCCTCGAGGATCTGCTGCCCGAGGCCTTCGCGGCCGTGCGCGAGGCCGCCAAGCGTACCCTCGGCATGCGGCCGTACGAGGTGCAGGTCATGGGCGCCGCGGCACTGCACCTCGGCAACATCGCCGAGATGAAGACCGGTGAGGGCAAGACGCTCGTCGCGCCGATCGCCGCCTACCTCAACGCCATCTCCGGCAAGGGCGTGCACGTCATCACGGTCAACGACTACCTCGCGAGCTACCAGTCGGAGCTCATGGGCCGCGTCTTCCGCGCGCTCGGCATGACCACCGGCTGCATCCTCGCCGGTCAGACGCCCGAGGTGCGGCGCGAGCAGTACGCCGCCGACGTCACCTACGGCACGAACAACGAGTTCGGCTTCGACTACCTGCGCGACAACATGGCGCACTCGAAGGAGGCGATGGTGCAGCGCGGCCACGGCTTCGCCATCGTCGACGAGGTCGACTCGATCCTCATCGACGAGGCCCGCACGCCGCTCATCATCTCCGGTCCCGCCGCGGGAGAGGCCAACCGCTGGTTCGCCGAGTTCGCGCGCATCGCCAAGCGGCTGCGGCCGGAGGTCGACTACGAGGTCGACGAGAAGAAGCGCACGGTCGGCGTGCTCGAGCCCGGCATCGAGCGGGTCGAGGATCTGCTCGGCATCGACAGCCTCTACGAGTCGGCGAACACGCCGCTCATCTCCTTCCTCAACACCGCGCTCAAGGCGAAGGCGCTCTTCAAGCGCGACTCCGACTACGTGGTGATGAACGGCGAAGTGCTCATCGTCGACGAGCACACCGGCCGCATCATGCAGGGACGCCGCTTTAACGAAGGCATCCACCAGGCGATCGAGGCGAAGGAAGGGGTGCAGATCAAGGCCGAGAACCAGACGGTCGCGACGGTCACCCTGCAGAACTACTTCCGCCTCTACGAGAAGCTCTCGGGCATGACGGGCACCGCCGACACCGAGGCCGCCGAGTTCATGGCGACCTACAAGCTTGGCGTGGTGCCCATCCCGACCAACAAGCCGCTCGTGCGCATCGACAACTCCGACCTCGTCTACGCGACGGTCGAGGGCAAGTTCAAGCACGTGGTCGACGACATCGTCGAGCGCCATGAGAAGGGCCAGCCCGTGCTCGTCGGCACGACGAGCGTCGAGAAGAGCGAGTACCTCTCGACGCAGCTCGCCAAGCGCGGCGTGAAGCACGAGGTGCTGAACGCCAAGAACCACGCGCGCGAGGCCGCGATCATCGCGCAGGCCGGTGGCCTCGGCGCCGTGACCGTCGCCACCAACATGGCCGGCCGAGGCACCGACATCATGCTGGGCGGCAACGCCGAGCACCTGGCGGTCACCCAGATGCAGGAGCTCGGCCTCAGCCCCTCTGAGACCCCTGACGAGTACGAGGAGCGCTGGGACGCGGTCTTCGCCGAGGTCAAGGAAGCCGTGGCCGAGGAGGCCGCGAAGGTCATCGAGGCAGGCGGCCTCTACGTGCTCGGCACCGAGCGCCACGAGTCGCGCCGCATCGACAACCAGCTGCGCGGTCGCTCCGGCCGCCAGGGCGACCCGGGCGAGAGCCGCTTCTACCTCTCGATGCAGGACGACCTGCTGCGCCTGTTCGGCGGTTCGGTCGCCCAGCGATTCCTGGCAGCGGATGCGGAAGAGGACGAGATCCCGCTGGAGTCGAAGATCTTCTCCCGCACGATCCGCTCCGCACAGGCGCAGATCGAGTCGCGCAACGCCGAGATGCGCAAGAACGTGTTGAAGTACGACGACGTCATGAACCGCCAGCGCGAGGCGATCTACTCCGACCGCAGGCACATCCTGGACGGCGACGAGCTCGACGCCAGGGTGCAGGGATTCCTCGAGGGCACGATCCGGGAGATCGTCGACGTGCACGCGGTCGGCAACGACAGCGACGACTGGAACCTCGAGTCGCTCTGGAACGACGCCAAGCAGGTCTTCCCCGTCAGCATCGCGATCGACGAGGTCGTCGCAGAGGCGCAGCCGCGGCTCACCGCCGACTTCGTCTACGAGCAGCTGCTCTCGGACGCCAGGATCGCCTACGGCAAGCGCGAGGAGGAGCTCGGCTCGCCGGCCATGCGGCTGCTCGAGCGACGCGTCGTGCTGTCGGTCATCGACCGCAAGTGGCGCGACCACCTGTACGAGATGGACTACCTGCGCGAGGGCATCGGCCTGCGCAGCATGGCGCAGCGCGACCCGGTGGTCGAGTACCAGAACGAGGGCTTCGCGCTCTATCAGCAGATGATGTCGGCGATCCGCGAGGAGTCGGTGACGTTCCTGTTCAACCTCGAGGTCAAGGTGCAGCAGGGCACGACCGCTGCAGCGCCTGCGCTCGAGGGTGGCGGGCTCGAGCAGGTCGAGGAGGACACCTCGAAGCTGACCTACTCGGCGCCCGACGAGGACGGCGAGGCCTCGGTGCACGACGACAAGGGTGCAGAGCTCGGCGCCGCGACCGGCAAGGCGCGAGCGAAGAGCGGCAACCCGGCCGTCGCTGCGAAGGCGAAGGCGCAGGGCGCGGGCGGCAACCGCCAGCAGCGTCGTGCTGCTGCGAAGCAGCCGCAGGCCGCGCCGAAGCAGGTCGGTGCGTTCGGCCAGGTGCAGGACGCGGACGACAAGGGCTGA
- the raiA gene encoding ribosome-associated translation inhibitor RaiA, with the protein MDITFGAKGADITDRFRAYAEEKLTKVTQLLPRATALDVKLTRHAVPHTSVAGGRVEITVHGPGSIIRAESDGPDKYMAFDSAFHRVMERARRVHDKRTDHSARRRTPLHDAVANGFDQVDITPADPAVVEAVRTGSIPTVEAQHEAENEWSPVVIRQKRFPAKRMSVRDAVDQMELVGHPFYLFIDDANGECAVVYRRKGWSYGVITLDDEVSEPVVEAERAAS; encoded by the coding sequence ATGGACATCACGTTCGGCGCCAAGGGCGCAGACATCACAGACCGATTCCGTGCGTACGCCGAGGAGAAGCTGACGAAGGTCACCCAGCTCTTGCCGCGCGCCACCGCTCTCGATGTCAAGCTCACCCGGCACGCGGTTCCTCATACGTCGGTCGCCGGCGGCCGCGTGGAGATCACCGTCCACGGTCCTGGCTCCATCATCCGCGCTGAATCCGATGGACCCGACAAGTACATGGCGTTCGACTCCGCCTTCCACCGCGTCATGGAGCGCGCGCGCCGCGTGCACGACAAGCGCACCGACCACAGCGCCCGCCGCCGCACGCCGCTCCACGATGCCGTCGCGAACGGCTTCGACCAGGTCGACATCACGCCTGCAGACCCCGCGGTCGTCGAGGCCGTCCGCACCGGATCGATCCCCACCGTCGAGGCGCAGCACGAGGCCGAGAACGAGTGGTCGCCCGTCGTGATCCGCCAGAAGCGCTTCCCCGCGAAGCGCATGAGCGTGCGCGATGCCGTCGATCAGATGGAGCTCGTCGGCCACCCCTTCTACCTCTTCATCGACGATGCCAACGGTGAGTGCGCCGTCGTCTACCGTCGCAAGGGCTGGTCCTACGGCGTCATCACCCTCGACGACGAGGTGTCCGAGCCGGTCGTCGAAGCCGAGCGCGCTGCGTCCTGA
- the uppS gene encoding polyprenyl diphosphate synthase — translation MRLRSAPGSRLVYRYYERRLRRDLERAPVPRHIAMIIDGNRRWAREQNLATAGHGHRAGAARLREFVDWCAEIDVEVVTLYLLSRDNLYGRATDELGELCEIIAELADDLSRQPGRRIRHVGDVQGLPAPLVGAIEAAVARTAENVGIQVNLAVGYGGRHELVEAVRRILAKSDTVSPAELAERLTPELIAEHLSTAGQPDPDLVIRTSGEQRLSDFMLWQSAHSEFYFVEALGPDLREVDFLRAVRAYGLRHRRYGK, via the coding sequence GTGCGACTGCGCAGTGCTCCGGGCTCACGGCTCGTCTACCGCTACTACGAGCGGCGACTCCGCCGCGACCTCGAGCGCGCCCCGGTGCCCAGGCACATCGCGATGATCATCGATGGCAATCGCCGCTGGGCGCGCGAGCAGAACCTCGCGACGGCCGGCCACGGCCACCGTGCGGGCGCGGCGAGACTGCGAGAGTTCGTCGACTGGTGCGCCGAGATCGACGTCGAGGTCGTCACGCTCTACCTGCTCTCCAGGGACAACCTCTACGGCCGAGCCACCGACGAGCTCGGCGAGCTGTGCGAGATCATCGCCGAGCTGGCAGACGACCTCTCCCGTCAGCCCGGCCGGCGCATCCGCCACGTCGGCGACGTGCAGGGCCTGCCGGCGCCGCTGGTGGGCGCGATCGAGGCGGCCGTCGCTCGCACCGCAGAGAATGTCGGCATCCAGGTGAACCTCGCGGTCGGCTACGGCGGGCGGCACGAGCTCGTCGAGGCGGTGCGACGGATCCTGGCGAAGTCCGACACGGTCAGCCCGGCGGAGCTCGCGGAGCGGCTGACGCCGGAGCTCATCGCCGAGCACCTCTCGACCGCGGGTCAGCCGGATCCCGACCTCGTCATCCGCACCTCCGGAGAGCAGCGACTGAGCGACTTCATGCTGTGGCAGAGCGCGCACAGCGAGTTCTACTTCGTCGAGGCGCTCGGCCCCGACCTGCGCGAGGTCGACTTCCTGCGCGCCGTCCGCGCCTACGGGTTGCGGCACCGCCGCTACGGGAAGTGA
- a CDS encoding hemolysin III family protein produces the protein MAARAHDRAQDDDSSDDGPLGGAAGGAAAAHLPFIEAAGEAIAEAQAEGKPTWRGWIHAATAPLALIAGIVLVVLADGVVATWSTAVFALSGVLLFGISAVYHRFHWQEHTRVVLKRLDHANIFLLIAGSYTPIAMLTLTSPTDWILLSVIWGGALLGIAFRVFWLTAPRWLYVPIYLALGWAAVAFMGDIWAANAVTATLVIAGGVAYTVGAIFYGTKKPNPFPGHFGFHELFHVCTVIAFLCHWTGILLVALDPPA, from the coding sequence ATGGCAGCACGTGCACACGACCGCGCGCAGGACGACGACTCGTCTGACGACGGCCCGCTCGGCGGCGCCGCCGGCGGCGCCGCCGCCGCACACCTCCCGTTCATCGAGGCCGCAGGCGAGGCGATCGCCGAGGCGCAGGCCGAGGGCAAGCCCACCTGGCGCGGCTGGATCCACGCCGCCACCGCTCCCCTGGCGCTCATCGCCGGCATCGTGTTGGTCGTGCTCGCCGACGGCGTGGTCGCGACCTGGTCGACCGCGGTGTTCGCGCTCTCCGGCGTGCTGCTGTTCGGCATCTCCGCCGTCTACCACCGCTTCCACTGGCAGGAGCACACGCGGGTCGTGCTCAAGCGGCTCGACCACGCCAACATCTTCCTGCTGATCGCCGGCAGCTACACGCCCATCGCGATGCTGACGCTCACCTCCCCCACCGACTGGATCCTGCTGTCGGTCATCTGGGGCGGCGCGCTGCTGGGCATCGCCTTCCGCGTCTTCTGGCTCACAGCACCGCGCTGGCTCTACGTGCCGATCTACCTGGCGCTCGGCTGGGCAGCGGTCGCCTTCATGGGCGACATCTGGGCGGCGAACGCCGTGACCGCGACCCTCGTCATCGCCGGAGGCGTCGCCTACACGGTCGGCGCGATCTTCTACGGCACCAAGAAGCCCAACCCGTTCCCCGGCCACTTCGGCTTCCACGAGCTGTTCCACGTCTGCACCGTGATCGCCTTCCTGTGCCACTGGACGGGCATCCTGCTCGTCGCGCTCGACCCGCCCGCCTAG
- a CDS encoding PhoH family protein, translating to MPELATTPAAGAFEVDTTETRQRTYVIDTSVLLSDPGAMHRFAEHQVVIPVVVIAELEKKRHDPEIGYFARRALRNLDDLRTAHERLDFPVPTEGGGSLRVELNHTNQGVLPSGLQLGDNDSRILAVASNLAADGLDVCVVSKDMPMRVKAASIGLPAEEYLAEQAVDSGWTGMAEIALSGEQINVLYEEERLETRLVAEMPLNTGLVITSERGSALGRVTRKGEISLVRGDREVFGVHGRSAEQRLAIDLLLDDEVGIVSLGGSAGTGKSALALAAGLEAVLERRMHKKVIVFRPLYAVGGQELGYLPGDKDEKMNPWGQAIYDTLGALVGDNVLDEVADRGLLEVLPLTHIRGRSLHDAFVIVDEAQSLERNVLLTVLSRIGQNSRVVLTHDVAQRDNLRVGRHDGVASVIETLKGNDLFGHITLMRSERSRIAALVTSLLEG from the coding sequence GTGCCTGAACTCGCCACCACCCCCGCAGCCGGAGCCTTCGAGGTCGACACCACGGAGACTCGCCAGCGCACATACGTGATCGACACGAGCGTGCTGCTGTCGGACCCGGGGGCGATGCACCGCTTCGCAGAGCACCAGGTCGTGATCCCCGTGGTCGTGATCGCCGAGCTCGAGAAGAAGCGGCACGACCCCGAGATCGGCTACTTCGCCCGCAGAGCACTGCGCAACCTCGACGACCTGCGCACCGCGCACGAGCGGCTCGACTTCCCCGTGCCGACCGAGGGCGGCGGCAGCCTGCGCGTCGAGCTGAACCACACCAACCAGGGCGTGCTGCCGAGCGGCCTGCAGCTGGGCGACAACGACTCGCGCATCCTCGCGGTCGCCTCGAACCTCGCGGCCGACGGGCTCGACGTCTGCGTGGTCTCGAAGGACATGCCGATGCGCGTGAAGGCCGCCTCGATCGGCCTCCCCGCGGAGGAGTACCTCGCCGAGCAGGCGGTCGACTCGGGCTGGACCGGCATGGCAGAGATCGCGCTCTCGGGCGAGCAGATCAACGTGCTCTACGAGGAGGAGCGCCTCGAGACGCGGCTGGTCGCCGAGATGCCGCTCAACACCGGCTTGGTGATCACCTCCGAGCGTGGCTCTGCGCTGGGCCGGGTGACGCGCAAGGGCGAGATCTCGCTGGTGCGCGGCGACCGCGAGGTCTTCGGCGTGCACGGGCGATCGGCCGAGCAGCGGCTCGCGATCGACCTGCTGCTCGACGACGAGGTGGGCATCGTGTCGCTCGGCGGCTCTGCGGGCACCGGCAAGTCGGCGCTCGCGCTGGCCGCTGGGCTCGAGGCAGTGCTCGAGCGCCGCATGCACAAGAAGGTGATCGTCTTCCGCCCCCTCTACGCCGTGGGCGGCCAGGAGCTCGGCTACCTGCCGGGCGACAAGGACGAGAAGATGAACCCCTGGGGCCAGGCGATCTACGACACGCTCGGCGCTCTGGTGGGCGACAACGTGCTCGACGAGGTCGCCGACCGAGGGCTGCTCGAGGTGCTGCCGCTCACCCACATCCGAGGCCGCTCGCTGCACGATGCCTTCGTGATCGTCGACGAGGCGCAGTCGCTCGAGCGCAACGTGCTGCTGACCGTGCTGTCGCGCATCGGCCAGAACTCGCGCGTGGTGCTCACGCACGACGTGGCGCAGCGCGACAACCTGCGCGTGGGCCGCCACGACGGCGTCGCGAGCGTGATCGAGACGCTCAAGGGCAACGATCTGTTCGGCCACATCACGCTGATGCGCTCGGAGCGCTCGCGCATCGCTGCCCTCGTGACGAGCCTGCTGGAGGGCTGA
- the mtrB gene encoding MtrAB system histidine kinase MtrB produces the protein MAARRLPLWEQATGMLRRSLQARVVAASMVLSTLALVGVFGYMSASVGQNLFETRRDDALVEAAQATGQMQQIFLEAVTENLTSGEVDALQETALDAISDIISTRSTTEYAMLRTDGQVETLLSMNDVQSQAFGADLLTPELRTAVADASESPHYQSVRIPTANGGEPGLIVGTVVDVPLTGQYELYLMTSLQSTQETLDFMQLTMVLGGLALIALIGLITWMVARLIVGPVQTAAESSARIAAGELDVRIPVRGDDELAKLGRSFNDMADSISRQINELATLSTVQQRFVSDVSHELRTPLTTIRLAGDVLHDRRASFDPVSSRTVELLHAQIERFEQLLADLLELSRFDAGAAQLEIEPTNLVRLAEREIAAVEPLAAERGTELRLVAPGGHFEAEVDPRRIRRILQNLLGNAIDHGEGRPVVVIVDSSTDAAAIAVRDNGVGMTEEEVGRVFDRFWRADPSRQRRTGGTGLGLSISRDDAALHGGWIDVWSLPGEGTQFRLTLPRAGARAVASPIELAPDDTQPLVLPVAMPNQRQESAPEPEPEGAPIALVDPTVETTTEEVDR, from the coding sequence GTGGCCGCACGACGCCTCCCGCTGTGGGAGCAGGCGACCGGCATGCTCCGCCGCTCGCTGCAGGCGCGTGTCGTCGCCGCCAGCATGGTGCTCTCGACGCTCGCCCTCGTCGGCGTCTTCGGCTACATGTCGGCATCCGTCGGGCAGAACCTGTTCGAGACCCGCCGCGACGATGCCCTCGTCGAGGCGGCGCAGGCGACCGGCCAGATGCAGCAGATCTTCCTCGAGGCCGTGACCGAGAACCTCACGAGCGGTGAGGTGGATGCGCTGCAGGAGACGGCGCTCGACGCGATCTCCGACATCATCTCGACCCGCTCCACGACCGAGTACGCGATGCTGCGCACCGATGGCCAGGTGGAGACGCTGCTGTCGATGAACGACGTGCAGTCGCAGGCCTTCGGTGCCGACCTCCTCACCCCCGAGCTGCGCACGGCCGTGGCCGACGCATCCGAGAGCCCGCACTACCAATCGGTGCGGATCCCGACCGCGAACGGCGGCGAACCGGGGCTCATCGTCGGCACGGTCGTCGACGTGCCGCTCACCGGGCAGTACGAGCTCTATCTGATGACGAGCCTGCAGTCGACGCAGGAGACGCTCGACTTCATGCAGCTGACGATGGTGCTCGGGGGTCTCGCGCTCATCGCGCTCATCGGCCTCATCACCTGGATGGTCGCGCGGCTCATCGTCGGTCCCGTGCAGACTGCCGCCGAGTCGAGCGCGCGCATCGCCGCCGGCGAGCTCGACGTGCGGATCCCGGTGCGCGGCGACGACGAGCTGGCGAAGCTGGGCCGCTCGTTCAACGACATGGCCGACTCGATCTCGCGGCAGATCAACGAGCTGGCGACGCTCTCGACGGTGCAGCAGCGCTTCGTCTCGGATGTGTCGCACGAGCTGCGCACGCCCCTCACGACCATCCGGCTCGCGGGCGACGTGCTGCACGACCGGCGCGCGTCGTTCGACCCGGTCTCGAGTCGCACCGTCGAGCTGCTGCACGCGCAGATCGAGCGCTTCGAGCAGCTGCTGGCCGACCTGCTCGAGCTCAGCCGCTTCGACGCGGGAGCCGCGCAGCTCGAGATCGAGCCCACCAACCTCGTACGGCTCGCCGAGCGCGAGATCGCCGCGGTCGAGCCGCTCGCCGCCGAGCGCGGCACCGAACTGCGACTGGTGGCGCCGGGCGGGCACTTCGAGGCGGAGGTCGACCCGCGCCGCATCCGCCGGATCCTGCAGAACCTGCTCGGCAACGCCATCGACCACGGCGAGGGCAGGCCCGTCGTGGTGATCGTCGACTCGTCGACGGATGCGGCGGCGATCGCCGTGCGCGACAACGGCGTCGGCATGACCGAGGAGGAGGTGGGCCGCGTGTTCGACCGCTTCTGGCGGGCGGATCCGTCGCGACAGCGCCGCACGGGCGGCACCGGCCTCGGGCTCTCGATCAGCCGCGACGACGCGGCGCTGCACGGCGGCTGGATCGACGTGTGGTCGCTGCCCGGCGAGGGCACGCAGTTCCGGCTCACGCTGCCGCGCGCGGGGGCGCGGGCGGTCGCCTCGCCGATCGAGCTGGCGCCCGACGACACCCAGCCGCTCGTGCTGCCGGTCGCGATGCCGAACCAGCGCCAGGAGTCAGCGCCCGAGCCCGAGCCCGAGGGCGCGCCGATCGCGCTCGTCGATCCCACCGTCGAGACCACCACAGAGGAGGTCGACCGATGA